The sequence GCTCGGTCCGACGTCAGGCATGCGAAGTCGACCAACGGCTGGTAACCGGCTCCGGGATCTATGTCGGCAACATCCAGGCCTACGGTGTTGCGATAGAGCTCGAGTGCCGTGTCGGAATCGTCGACGTAGAGCATGACCGCGCCGATCTTCATCATCTCACCCCATCAGACGGCGAACATCCGCTTCGGGTTCTCCACCAGGACATTTTCAACTGATCTTCGGTGACCCCGGCCTCGCGCAGCATCGGAACCACCTCGGTCAGAGTGTATACCCATCCCTTGCCGCCGTGCTCGGCGAAGTGCACCTCGAGACAGTGGTCGTGCACAATCATGACCTGCTTGCTGTAACAGGTAGCGTGATTCAGAGAGCAGCTTGTGCGAACGCCCCGCCCGGGTAATCGCCCCCTCACCCTATAACCCGAACGGCACGGCGATGCGAACCGGCGGCCCGGCCCATCAACCCGAGGCACCGGGAATGGGCCGGCCTAGCAGCGTATCGGATCTCACTTACACCAATATCGCCACAACATCGGGATAGGGCCGACTCGGTAGGCTTTGCCGGTGCTCTGGCTGGGTCTAGCTCTTATCGCCGCCGGCATCGTCCTGCTCTGGGTATCCGCAGATCCATTCGTGGTGGCGGCGGCCCGCCTGGCCCACATCTGGGGGGTCTCGCCGGTGCTGGTGGGAGCGCTCGTGATCGGGTTCGGCACCTCCGCCCCGGAGATGGTGGTGAGCGCGGTGGCGGCGGTCCGGGGGGAGCTTGCCGAGTCGGTGGGCAACGTGGTGGGTTCCAACGCCGCCAACCTGTCACTGGTGCTGGGGGTCAGCGCGGTTATCTCGCCGGTGGTCGGGCAGCTGCGCACCATCCGCCGCGAGGGGATCATCACGCTGGTGGCCATGGCGGCGATGATGGCCGCGGCCTGGGATGACACGCTGGCCCGGTGGGAAGGCGTCCTGCTGTTGTCGGGCATGGCCGTCGCGACGGTGTTCCTGCTCGCCTGGTCCAGGCACGACGTCAAGGCCGGCGTAGCCGTCACGTCCTCCGGCTCTGCGTTCGAAGAGATGGTCGAGGGGGCCGGCGGCAAGGCGGCGCCGGAGATAGGACGCGCCGCGATGTCAATAGTCGGGATCGTGGTGGGGGCGTGGCTCCTCGTCGAGGGGGGTAGCCAGGTGGCCGACGTCTACGGGCTTGCCGGGGGGTTCGTGGGCG is a genomic window of bacterium containing:
- a CDS encoding calcium/sodium antiporter, whose translation is MLWLGLALIAAGIVLLWVSADPFVVAAARLAHIWGVSPVLVGALVIGFGTSAPEMVVSAVAAVRGELAESVGNVVGSNAANLSLVLGVSAVISPVVGQLRTIRREGIITLVAMAAMMAAAWDDTLARWEGVLLLSGMAVATVFLLAWSRHDVKAGVAVTSSGSAFEEMVEGAGGKAAPEIGRAAMSIVGIVVGAWLLVEGGSQVADVYGLAGGFVGATIFALGTSLPELVTAVAAARRKANELVIGNLLGSNLFNSFLVVGVAGVVGAGPIGERRVWEHVMMMVIGVAVGVMAATRPRLGRFHGVVLLGLFGLFIVVVGTNATV